Part of the Zingiber officinale cultivar Zhangliang chromosome 6A, Zo_v1.1, whole genome shotgun sequence genome, ttTGTATGTTCGCACATCAATCTTAATATCTTTATCTCTATAATTTTCATTTTCTGCTCATGTATTCGAGTCATATCTCAATattcaacttcatataacatagcaaatGTAACTGCTATTttgtaaaacttattttaaattttagaagtactttacgatcacaagaACATATAACGCTCTCCTTCATGTCGATCATTCCGCTTGTATTGTATGTAAAACAACTCTcaattcctccatcattttgtgatcataaatacttaaaaataatttatcatctcATATCTTAATAATTGTCTCGTTCTGTCAAATATTATTAAACCTAAATTTCATATATATTTTACTAAGCTTAAACTCTTTTACTTTTAGCACTTCTCGCCAAGATTCGtgtttaacatttactccttcacatgtcttatctaccaaaataatatcatttacaaATAACATATACCACAGTACCATATCTTAGATGTATCTAGTAAGTTTgtccatgattagtgtaaaaaatAGAGATTTAAAGTTCATCCTTGATGTAACTTTATCTTTATAGGAAACACTTTGGTTAATCTGCTTAAAGTCTGAACTTTTATTATTATATCtttatacatatccttaattagttcaatgcaCGCTATGCTAAgacttattttctaaaaaaatcacTATATAATTTTCCTTGAgactatcataatttttttttcatcaacGAATATCATGTGAAAATTTGCTTCTGCTCTtaatacttttcaattagttatttaagatgtatAATTTCCATTGTTGACATTCCCaatataaattcaaatttatttttgattatcATTGTCCCTTAATCTTTTTTATTACTCTTTCTTAAAATTTCATAGTATAACTTATTAATTTATTACCTTTATAGTTTATACAATTttatatatttcttttatttttatataatggAACGAGAGTACTTATCTTCTAttgatcagatttttttttttcatttttaatatcaaattgaataactttataaattattcaataCTTTATTTTCCTAAACACTTCCATACCTTCATAAGAATATCATATTCCATATCTCTATAGGAATATAATCTGGTTCAACTACATTTTTTATTATGTATCTCATTTAAAATTCTATACTCATTTAACCTATTTAAATGACCTAAGTTAATCACCTaaaatttcaataaaaaattgatgaaaaataTATCTTCTATTACTCTTTTATTTCCTCATCATTAAATAATATCATATTACATTTCTATTTAATACATATTATTTGGGTAAGATCTCTTGTATTCCGCTCTCTCGTTTTAGTTATTTAGTAAACGTCTCTTTCTCCTTCATACCCAGTTTTCAATATAAACgctcaaaagtttcatttttaatttcattcactactttatttctttcttaagtattatataatttttttaaaaaaaataaaagtgtaTAATATTGGTATAAGTTGTTCATTTTTCCGTCACTTTATCTCATACTTTATCACTCTACCACCAATATTTTTTACTTGatagtgcatgtccctttgactcactgaaTACACTTTTGActattatttttaactttgatatctTCTTATCTTATGTCGTATTCGAATCGTCGTGTATTTCTCCTAATACGTAtactattattttctttttaaatatgTATTACTTCTCATCCTTTAATTTTCATCACTTAATTCCGAGAGTCGTACATATTTTTCTTCTATTATTATTATGCTTGAGACGTATATCTAACACTGCTAATCTATGTTGGACAGTTAATTTTCTTCAGGGATGACTGTGCAATCTTATTAATCCTTCTATCCTTCTTCTTAATTATaaaaaagtcaatttgtgatttattattctcatttttgaatgtgaccaaatatttttttcttttcttaaaaaatatattaactaatataagTTCATATGTTATTACAAAATccaataaaaaatttccttctttatttcttattctAAACCTATAATTCACATGGACTATATCATATTCATCACTTTTTACTCTGACATGTCCATTTCTAGTAAAATCATTTCAGTTGACGAAATATTTCATAATACCTTATCTAGGTCATCCCAAAATTTAGACTTTGTATTTATCTAATCTTACTTAAAGTGTATATATGCTAATTAcattaataatttcttttatcacCACTACTTTGAGATTAATAATTTTATTCCCTATCTAACTACTTTTATTACTTCATCCATTAGTGAACTATCGACGATAgtacttatttcatttcttattttactctttcaagcaTCCATATCAGTTACTCTATTCAAAGATTTTACCTTATATTTTGGATAGGGTAGCTAAAAAATATTTACATCAGATACTCTatttattccctaaatttagCATTTATTTATGAAACATATTACTCTAAATTTATGGAATGTATTACATTCCCTAAACATaatagaagagaaaaaaaatagaaaagctgATATATTGTATAGTGAAAaatagatatctaaatttaataaaataaccttTTTACCCTAAATTACACATTTAGATAAGAAATGTGGTATGAATACTCTTACCATGTACCATAACTAAAACTTGAATTCTCTCTTATCTTTGCATCCTCTCCTACCTAATTTGTCTCTTatacatataaaatattaattcttctcttaatcatcgtATCTAATACCTTCATTATTTTACTAGTGAACATTATTAGATTTTATGTTTCaaatcttagacaattaattttttttataatatttatttttatccaaCCTATGTATGAGAACTCTGGTATATTTATCACTACATTAAGTTCTCATAGAGAGACAACAATCCTTGCTAAAATGTTACAGTTGGACTCTGCAATACGTTCCTTCTAGGGAATCTCCTAATATTAACACAGTACTTTGATTAATCCATTCATTGAGCATTTGCTTAAAAATTCAACTGACAACTTAACACGTAACACTCGTTCTTTTTCATCCAGACTACACTCGTTCTTTTTCATCCAGACTTAGGATCAGACATTGGCTTAGATagcttctttttttccttttttttttattcgtGTACTTGGTAAATTCCAAATATAACTTATGCACAATTAGAGACTGGTCtcctaaatatatattttttaacgtATATTTTGCGAGAGAGACAGAAGGAAGTCCTCGAATGCAAGGGCAGAAATAAAGAAGAGCACAGTTTACTTGAAAACTATCAACTTTCCCAACATAACATTACCCTTTCTTTTTCTACAACCCTAACAATCCTCCCATATTCCATGACAAAGGTCTACAAATATAAGACGCAAAACATGGAGAAATAGAAAACCATGATGAAATTCTATCACCATTTACTCTCCCAAACATTTAAACATTGCTTAATGAAAGAGTGTTTGTCGTGTCGGACACTAATCTTCTCCGTACACCAATGCAATTTGCCATTCTAACACTTTGTTTGGCTTGTGAACCAAAAGAACTGAAAAAAAAGACCGCAGAGCAATTTGCTGATATGAACAGAATACAAGTTAACACGGCAGCACCTACCTCTTAAGTCTGTAAAAGAGTGCATCAATTTACCATTTTAGTTCTTTCACTTAATTCCTAAGAGAGATTCATCTGCTACATTTCCAATTCTTTGAAGGCATATCTTACATCATTATGACTTATTGTAGGGACCAACCCATCTGATTCTAGACCAACAAAAACGCTTCTCTAGCTTCACTTGTTTTTCCTTAATCTTGTTCGTTCCTACTTTATTCCCAACCATCCAAAGTTTGCATTGCCTCCAATAGTTCAAAGTGCCCTTTCATGTTTCTACTCACAAACAAGTGCTATACCGTTTCAAAATATTACAGTCATTGAGTATCACACATAATATCATCTCAACCGACAAAATTCAAAAAGTATTTGAATACAAGAATAACAATTATAGCTCGATTGATATGCAAAATCTGTGAGCTTTTAGCTCGATTGATATGCAAAATCAAGATCATGATCCTATGAATTGTTCTTATCATCATGCATATTGACATGCAAAACAAGATTATGATTGTTCAAATTCTTATATTTATGCTTGTTGGCATAAATGTTAGCTTTAGAGTTTGACAAAGGAGAAGACATACAGTGAAAAATGGTAACATGAACCATAACTTGCAAGGGAAAAAATGATTTACCTCATTGAAGTCCAGAATCAGAAGCATTTGTGTGTTTCAAGCTTGCGTAGAGTTCACTCAGATCTGGATACCTGTCCTTATAGACGACAATGTACTTCTCTACAAATTTGATCTCGGAAACCTGCATGTATGTTGCCACTTTGTAATCACTTTCACAGTGTCCCCTAGATTTCAAGGCTGCCAATATCCGATGTCTTGGAATCAACCTTTTCTCCAAGCTCATTTGCAATAGTACTGGACGTGTAGCGATGTAAGAAGAAGCAAATCCAGCCTCATTTATCAAGAACTCCATATTTCTCTGCAAAGTCTTCAAAGACCTTCCCGGCAGATAAGGAGACTTTTGGAATGCTGCAACACAATCACCCTCCGACCACTCAAAGCTCTGGAACATCTCCATtagcatcttgaatttctttggGTGGACCACAAAGAGTGCACACAGAGTGCAATGGAACATCCCCGATGTTCGTGGCACTCCCAAGTCCTCCACGCGGCTGATCAACGACTTCAAGGTATCAGCTTTCTGGGTTATGAACATTGCGTGAAAGCGCAAGATAAAGGCGAGTTTTTGGCCATCCACACCACATTCCCGAAGCAACTCAAGGTTGGGCTGGATCTTCTCCTTGATGCTGTACCCAAGAAACCAATGGTTACTCTTGAACAATTTCACCAGCGCATCCTTGGACCCGAGGAGGTCTTGCCAAAATTTGATCCTAGGGACAGTGCGTTCGTGTTTGATTTTGATGGTATCGGGATTCGATCGGACGAGGTGGACGATGTCGGATGGGGAGAAACCCAGATCTTCGAAAGCTCGGAACTTTGGGGCAAGTGTCTTCTCTGCGTCCAAAAGAAGACATTTGGGGGAGTAATGTACGAGCTTTTTTACTGATTCGTCATCGAAGCCGTAACTTTTGAGGAAAGCAAGGACGGAGTCGGGCTGCTGCCGGGATTGAATGCCCTTGAGAAGCTTCGAGGCCTTGGTGGCCTTCTCCTGGTCGAAGTCACATGAGTCGACGAGGTACTGGGCCATGAACATGTGCTCCCTAGTGGTGGATGCGGCGCCGGCGGCGGTGGCGGAGACCGAGTAAGGTAAGATGGCAAAGAACAGAGCAGCATCGTGTGGGCGAGGTGAACGAGTGGAAGACGCGGATTTGCAGAAGAGGGAGAAGTAAAGTAGCCTCTTCATCGATCTCTCCTCCTTTGGAGATTCCGATTTGATCTTTGATCTTCTCCCGAAACCCTAGCGGCTGGATATCACGTCTGTATTGCTTctgtgaatattttttttttcttctgattTTATCACTTATCCTCAGCTTAAATTCGTCGGATAAAGAAAGTTAGTGAAAATTACATTTCACCTCTCAAAGTTTACATATTGTTTCGAAAATACCTATGAAAGTTCTTCGCATTATAAAATCACTTTCATAGGATAAATGATCCATTCACTCCGTGATTGTAAAGCAGTTCACTTCGAAGTGATGATGGAAGGAAGGAATTATTGTTGATGTGGTAGGAATATAGGACCTCTATCTGTCTCGTAAATTCAATAGACGTGTTAAGTTATCAGTCAAAATTAAGACAGATCAGTAAAATAGTCTCGTCATCCATCTCTCCTTTGGAGATTTCGATTTGATCGTCTCCTGAAACCCTAGCGGTTGGAGATCACGTATCCTCAGAATTTGAGAATTTACATTTTACGCTCAGAATTTAACAATTTATATTTTACCCTCGAGTTAAATTTGATGGACAAAAAAAGTTAGTGAAAATTACATTTCACCTCTCAGTTTTCATATATTTTCAAAGATACTTATAGATTTTTGAGATCATCAAAATGCCCATAATAATTTGAAAGTGCTTCCTTTATGCCCCAAtcactttcttttaaaaatttaaaaatgttataATTATGACGACAATTAATCAAAAAGCATAGGTAGAATTATGTATTTATCAAAAGATGtactataattttatttatatcaaataacgcacaataaaaaataaaattctcctTTTATTCCTCCTGCCAATCTCCTCTTGTCAAGCACCATTTTCCAAGCATCCAAGTCATATTTTTAACTGAAAATATTTGTGGTTCggatgcccccccccccccccccccctccctccctCTTACTGATCTTATAAACACGAAGTGATCATGAACCTCCTTTGCTTGTTATATCTTCTCGTGATGTTTGGCGGTATTGCAAAACAAGAGTTTCAAAAGAAGAATTCACAGGGCAACAACAATTAAGAACCGCAGCGTTGAAAAACAAATTTGTAGCAAGAGGGAAATTAGTAGAAGACAGTTACAGATTTTGCGATATATGTATAAATTTGCTACCGTAAGGTTGTCATGTAAAAAAAACATTACATTTTGATAGCAAAgagtgataaaaaaaattatatttatggtTTCATTTGATGTCTGtgaaataaatattcaacaacacatgcAAGGTGCTCCACTGTGATGCTAGATTTTAACTAAATCTTGCTCATGCATGTTAGGTTGATATGGTAGATATTAggacgttgggcctaatatgtaATCATATCATGTCCATTGTATTCATTGATCAAAAATTTGGTTTGATACTATATGTACCTTCTGCTCGTTTGACCCTTCATAGTGATTGGGAGTTTGCATAAATCCAATTACCCTAGGTACATAAATTATTTAGACCAAAACTCACTTAAAGacctaaacttgtttgattataCCCAATGAATGTGTTGTTACTTTCTGGTATTGTAAGGAGGTAAATTGTGATATCCATTTTTTATTCAGGGCTCTAAGTGGTGGTCCAACGCTACCAGAATTAATGCTTCAATGAGGGTCTGATATGGGATGATATCAGATCCACATTGGCCTGATATTATCCTATATCAGCcctaacatgggcctgatattatcccatatcaagcccaacataGGCCTGATATTatcccatatcaagcccaacataGGCTTGATGTGAGATCATATCAGGTCTTGCgtgatttttgcttaaaacttaCTTTTACACCATATATATCATTTCCTTGCTCAACCCTTTCTAGCGTTTGAAATTATGGAAACTTACAAACCCTAGGTCCATATCAATTGAATTGTATCACAACtactaataaattataaaaatctaataTGTATATCATATATATCGTTATTTGGCCTTTGCTAAATTAGTATATACAACAACACTTGATTATATAGTTATAACTTTGCTAAAttagtttataatttttttattagggGTGATCATATAATtgaagaaattctctctgagatatggaatacacTTGATACAAATTCTTGCATGGAACATGGAGCTAATGTAGGAGAATTATCaagaacaaatattccatcgtCTTCTAAGTATAGTCATGTGcagaacacaaatagaaatataaGTAGCAATTtaacatttgatctaaatgaagaagcaagTATTCTAGAAGTTGAGGTTCTAAATCCTTGTACAATACTTGGTGATTACTTTAagcctacttggagtgaggaggaagggcaTTATACCTGAATTGGAGAGGAATTATAATgcaatacagatgtacaagaattcttagctgatgatatgcagattgaacaatatgaaattcTCCCTGAGCAATACaatgacttagaggaggagttcctaATAGCTGATGatctatatattctaaattctcgattaCTCCAAAGgtcaattgaagaggcaacagatgaGCATGAATTTTGTGTTGGACAGATTTTTCTGTCTCGACGAGAGTTCAAGAATGCACTTGTGAAATATGTCATAGTTAAACAGATTTTTTTGGTGTctacctttttgcatgtcacgagacactccaaattaataaagattggaactcaactaaactaaatgaaacacgtgtcgtagtaaggagtcccaagtcgtatttttccaaggataactagtaggtGTGTATGAATCATATtattggttccaatcaaagtaTTACATCACAAGATCAAAGAATAAGATCAAATAAGgttcattctcatctaaacatgatccatttccttctcatcaaataaacatcaattaaattcagatttaaatGCACCATTGAATCAATTAATGCAATTCCCTCATCTTCAATCAACAATCAATTCATAATCGCATTCAAAGTCAACACTTAACTCATCCACCAAGTCTTCACTTCTCACTAACAATCAACCACATTCTACAAAGGTgaacaatgaaaaatttaagtgaTTCATTCACGCTCTAAACTAATTCACAGTCACTAAGATCAAGAATCAAATCAACactaataaaggaaaactaaattaGTAGCTGAATATCCAAAACTAAACAAAACTAAACACTAATTAGTAACCAAACATTAGTTGTGTGTTATATATAAGGCAAAAGTTTCATCACACATCCAAGAATTaaaatctaacacaaaattaaaactcaacaatatCATATTTGCAAGTTAAAACATTCAGAAACTAAATCACAAAGGTAAACTCCATCACATACCGAAATATGAAATGCAAACAAGGAATTAAGTGCAAGCTATCTATCAGATCTGAGCAATTTGATGAACAATTCAAGGACaagataaagaaaactaaaccctaacATTCCTCAACCAAATCCCGAACTCAACCTTCTTCAATCTGCTAGGAAACCTCCAAAACAGAAGTGCTCTCGGAAACCTCCTTTCAAGCACCCAACAAACAATTCCCGAGCTTCCAGCTATTACCAGGGAACGATCCTAGCTCCAGGAAACCTCCCTTCAGCTCACATTCCTCTGATAACCTCACCAGCCGAAGAACAGAGCATGAATCTGTGAATTTGCAAACCGGATCGAATTGGCCACATCGTCCAAGTATTGTTGTGAAATGGAGATTGGAAAGAAATCAGTAGCTTCCAGGAGACCTCCCTTAAGCATCTGATGGATGCGAATACGCCGATCTGGAAACCTCCTCAACCGAGTATGCGGCGGCGGAACAGATTCAAAATCGCCATCTGGAGACCTCCTTcaagctctctgatcaccggaagatgaacgccggcagctgGATGATTGTTgtcgttgaagaagaagaagcaccgGATCTGGAAATCGGAATGGGAGCGTCGGCGTCGCGCGAAGAAGAAGACGGCACTGTAGCTCAAAATCGCGAACCGAGCTCAAgtgttcctgtagcttctcgcgggATTTAAACCCCTTCttatctgatcggacggtccagaacaatccgggccttgatcaacggctggatgaggtcagatctggatcaaaacttctggatattcatcaatggacgagatctgctcctcattaggtcggatgaaccagatgcttgacggatggctcagatctctccaatcttaAATGGACGGCtcataatgctccaaggtttgatcgtctcattaagcccttgatttgagcccaaatgcggtctgatttgatcgggtccatgacccttttgatgcctacaaaataataatcaaatattagcatcaaataccatgataattagctaaattacaattaagtccaaagtcacatgcaattatgaaatataatgtatatgtgagattaagctatgaataaaccatcaaaagcatgcattatgaatcaagataatatagccaaaatcatggttatcaaatcccccacacttagtcttggacgtcccgttcaagtcaagaaaactaaaaatcatctccacacaaattccctagcaatacctagaagatagtaaaaagaatttaactaagatcatcttaaagatctcaaacaatcatgaatacaatccaaacaataatcagtagatattgtagtttcaatccaattgaaaaattaagcaagttacaatctcacaaggtattcacctattctagccctcacactcaaaacatgtattttagtggagctcactcaatgtcactcacaacatttcactaccataagcttgcttattttctaattctccaccactataaacatagcatacatgaatcaaaaggatttaatcatgaagaattgaaatggaagcaagaagagcaataaaagtgaatgaaaatggcaaaagaaagtattaaatgaagaaaatgagaagataagagtattggaggaatatacttgatgagttgaccaatttgaagtataaagagatgaataccatttgttattaccacttcaaagtatcaagctaacctctccttcaatttgaatgcaaacatagaatcttgatactctatctccaactttgatactctgttgaatgtgccatttttttcaaaaaaaatttcttcactgttttccacttcaatttcaacATTTGGAACTAAAACAATTCAATATCACCTTATGGAAAagagctccctcccccacacttaaagtattGGCCGTCTCGGGCAATTCAAACACACATGTATCCAATGTATTAACACTCTTGAAGCCACCTTTTCTCATTCCAcaaaatttctttttctgttCTGCCCTCGAACCAGAAACCAAACTTCCAGCATCAACTACAGAAATCAGCAAAACTATATAATATTTCTGCAATTCTACTTGTGTCCATTCTTCATTCTGTAGACCTCTGTTCTGAGGTGTTTTGATTCAGCATTGAAGTTCCTTATCTTGGCTGAATTTCAGGAGCACTTCTGAAATATTTTGACCTTGCTACTGAACTTCAACAATCCACACTTCATCAGCTGCAGCTTTTGTTGCTGGTTAGCATGCTGCTAGTTAAACAATTATCCAGATAGCAATGATAATCCCTTACACTTGTTTCAATTCCAtctcttttcccttttatatTCTTTCATACTCAATCAACCAAGAAACTTGATTCAGAACCTTAAATCCTTCCAGAGATCAGATCATTATAGCTTTCCCAAAAATCTGAAGTTACAGAATTGATGCTTTAAAGTCATTCCAGTTTGAAATAAGTAATCTGAAATTTGCTGTATAGGACCTTCAGTTTGATTCCACAAGAATTCAACCTCTCCTGCAG contains:
- the LOC121996495 gene encoding uncharacterized protein LOC121996495 codes for the protein MKRLLYFSLFCKSASSTRSPRPHDAALFFAILPYSVSATAAGAASTTREHMFMAQYLVDSCDFDQEKATKASKLLKGIQSRQQPDSVLAFLKSYGFDDESVKKLVHYSPKCLLLDAEKTLAPKFRAFEDLGFSPSDIVHLVRSNPDTIKIKHERTVPRIKFWQDLLGSKDALVKLFKSNHWFLGYSIKEKIQPNLELLRECGVDGQKLAFILRFHAMFITQKADTLKSLISRVEDLGVPRTSGMFHCTLCALFVVHPKKFKMLMEMFQSFEWSEGDCVAAFQKSPYLPGRSLKTLQRNMEFLINEAGFASSYIATRPVLLQMSLEKRLIPRHRILAALKSRGHCESDYKVATYMQVSEIKFVEKYIVVYKDRYPDLSELYASLKHTNASDSGLQ